Within the Bacillota bacterium genome, the region GGCGGGGGCGGAGGGCATGGCCCACCTGCGACCGCGGGCGGGCGCGGGACCGGGGCGGCGGACGGCCGGCAGCCTGGTCCTGATCCGGCACGGGGACCGGTGGGTGGGGGTGGACGCGGCACTGCCCAACCGCCTCTTCCGGGCGGCGCTGGAGGCGGGCCTGCTGGAGCCGTTCGCCGGCTGGCGGCTGCTGCGCGCCGAGCCGCCGCTGGGGGCGGGGCGGGCCGACTTCCTGCTGGCCGGTCCGCGGGGCGAGACGGCGACCGTGGAGACCAAGTCGTGCAACCGCGTGGAGGAGGCGACCGGCGCGGCGCTCTTCCCCGACGCGCCCACGGCCCGCGGGCGGCGCCACCTGGAGGATCTGGCCGGAGTGGCGCGGCAGGGCGGCCGCGCCGCGGTGGTCTGGTTCGTCCAGCGGGACGACGCGCGCCTCCTCCGGCCGTTCGCCGAGGTGGACCCCGGCTTCGCCCGGGCGGTCGCCCGGGCGGCGGCGGCCGGCGTGGAGCTCCTCGCCTACCGCTGCCGGCTGGAGCCGGCCGGGGTGACGGTGCTGGGGCCGGTGCCGGTGGAGGTGGAGGAGGCGCCGGGGGCGCCGCGGGAGGAGGCGGCGGGGGAAGTACCGACCGGGGCGCCGCCGCTCACCGGCGCGCCCGGCCCCGGACCCGTCCGAGCCAGCCCAGGAGAATGAGGGCGACACCACCCATGACCGGGTAGGCCAGCCGGACCAGCGGGACGAAGCCGACCTGGGCCACGAGCCAGGCCACCGACGCCACCCCCGCCATCGCCAGCGACGGCCTCCGTGCGCCGCGGCCCAGGCTGCGGAGCGGCAGGGTGACCGCCACCGAGGTGGTGAAGATGGCGGCCATCAGGACGCCCGCATACAGTGCCGAGGCCCAGGCGCCGTGGAGGTCGGCGAGGCGCTCCATGGGGACCGGGTAGGCGAGCACCTCCGGCCCGGCCCGGCGGAGCGCCGCGTCGACCAGGGCGGCCATGGCGCCGGCCAGGAGGCCGCCGAGCGCCGCAGCCGGTGCCTCGCGACGGCCGGGTGCCTGCGTCTCGGGCAGGAGGACGCCGGCGGAGAGCAGGAGGTTGTACCCGCCGAAGGCCGCGCCCAGGAAGATCGCGCCCAGCGCCGGCCCCGGCGGCGGCAACCCCGGCGGCGGCAGCCCCGGTCCGAGGGCGGCTCCCCCCGCCCCTCCTCCCGGGTCGGCCTCGCCTCCCACGGGCGGCCCCAGCCAGCCCAGGGCGGCCAGCCCGGCCAGCGCGCCGATCTTGGCCGGCACCAGCCAGCGGTAGAGGCGGTCGACCAGCTCCACGCCGCGGGCGGCCGTCCAGGCCACCAAGAGCCCGAGGAGGGCGGAGCCCAGCCGGCCCGGCAGACCGCGCTGCTCCAGGAGCGCCGCACAGCCGGCGAGCATGGCGGCCAGGATCACCCAGAGGTAGGCCAGCCAGAGCGGCGCGAACCAGGAAGCCAGGCGCCGCGACCGGCGCGCCAGCAGCTCCTCCAGCGAGGAGGCTTCCTCGGCGGCGGCACGGCGGACGAGGAGGCCGCCCCCCAGCGCCAGCGTCAGCGTCGCCGCCAGCAGCGCGGCGCCGGGCGCGGGCTGCAGGGTGAAGAAGCTGGCCACCTCCTGGCCGGAGGCGAAGCCGGCACCCACCACCGAGGCCAGGTAACCCAGCGTCACGCTGGACGGGCGCCGCGCCACCACGAGCTCCCTCCCACCCATTCGTAGGCGCGAGGCGGCGACTCCATGTCGCCCGGCCGGGTGGGAGCAGGCGCCAGGCGCCGGGGGGCGGAAAGGACTCCTCAGGAGGCGATGCAGGTGGCGGAGACGGCGAGCCGGGGCGGCGCAGGCCGCCCGCTTCGCGTGGGCATCATCGGTACGGGCTTCGGCGCCCGGGTTCAGGCGCCCATCTTCCGTCGCCACCCCGCGTTCGAGGTGGTGGCGGTGGCCAGCGTGGCGCGGGGCGACGTGGAGCGGGTCCGCCGCGAGAGCGGGGTCGAGCGGGTCCTGACCGACTGGCGGGCGCTCCTGGAAGAGCCCCTCGACCTGGTCACCATCACCTCCAACCCGGCGCACCACAAGGAGATGGCCCTGGCCGCCCTGGAGCGCGGCCACGCCGTCCTCT harbors:
- the sfsA gene encoding DNA/RNA nuclease SfsA, whose translation is MRGEPAGTPPLPVLPEPLVPVRFLRRRNRFAVEVEPEPGASPLLLHLANSGRMTELLVAGAEGMAHLRPRAGAGPGRRTAGSLVLIRHGDRWVGVDAALPNRLFRAALEAGLLEPFAGWRLLRAEPPLGAGRADFLLAGPRGETATVETKSCNRVEEATGAALFPDAPTARGRRHLEDLAGVARQGGRAAVVWFVQRDDARLLRPFAEVDPGFARAVARAAAAGVELLAYRCRLEPAGVTVLGPVPVEVEEAPGAPREEAAGEVPTGAPPLTGAPGPGPVRASPGE